A window of Pyrobaculum aerophilum str. IM2 contains these coding sequences:
- a CDS encoding CPBP family intramembrane glutamic endopeptidase, translated as MRLLILALSLPIMFTAMGFAALLLPQCGIPASLAAAYLALIPVVYYAKPFKIKPKYFAISLLMFAGVWTVELALEPLLSRYNAMTEALLQLLAQCPQWKIYFFITAVVLAPLVEETIFRAMLYAELEKRAGALVGYVGNSLAFAAVHGLPYLIPLYFVYGVILTFAFKRGGVVSAMALHGINNFLALLPLVSS; from the coding sequence ATGCGCTTACTAATCCTCGCCTTGTCGTTGCCAATAATGTTCACCGCAATGGGCTTCGCCGCCTTGTTGCTCCCACAGTGTGGCATCCCCGCCTCGCTCGCCGCGGCGTACTTAGCCCTAATCCCCGTTGTTTATTACGCCAAGCCGTTTAAAATTAAACCAAAGTACTTCGCTATATCGCTGTTAATGTTCGCCGGCGTATGGACCGTGGAGCTAGCCCTAGAGCCGCTGTTAAGCCGATATAACGCAATGACGGAGGCGCTACTTCAATTACTCGCCCAGTGCCCCCAGTGGAAAATTTACTTTTTTATTACCGCTGTAGTTCTCGCCCCGCTTGTGGAAGAAACAATCTTCCGCGCCATGCTGTACGCAGAGCTTGAAAAAAGGGCTGGGGCTTTAGTGGGTTATGTGGGCAATTCTCTAGCATTCGCCGCAGTCCACGGCCTCCCTTATCTCATACCTCTTTACTTTGTCTATGGAGTTATACTAACATTTGCGTTTAAGAGAGGCGGCGTGGTGTCAGCCATGGCGCTACACGGCATTAATAATTTCCTAGCCCTGCTCCCCTTAGTGTCAAGTTAA